The sequence below is a genomic window from Armatimonadota bacterium.
CAAGACAACGACCTCGAAGCCGCCATGCTCGGCACCTACCTCACCGCTGCCAGCCAAGTCGTTGCTACCAACGGCGATCCAAAACTGAAAGCCAACATCGAGACCGTCATCGCTGGTCTGGCCGATTGCCAGAAGAACCTGTCCAGCGGCTACCTAGGAACGACACCCGACGCCGACAAAGCCTGGACCGAAATCCGAAGCGGAGACATCGACGCCTCTCCCCAAGCCCTCAACGGGATGTATGTGCCCTGGAAGGTCAACGCCAAAATCCTCTCTGGCCTCATCGATTGCTACAATCTGGCCGACAATGACAAAGCCTTAGCTGTCGCTACTAAGTTCGGCGATTGGACACTGGAGCAAACTCGTCGCCTAACCGACGATCTTTGGCAATCCATGCTCGTCTGCGACTACGGCAACATGGCCGAAGCCCTCGAAAACCTCACAAAGACTGTTAGGAATACGAAGTATCGAGACTTAGCCAAGAAGTTCTACGACCGAACATCTTTCGATCCTCTCGCGAACGCGACGGACCGTCTAGACGGTCTCGACGTCTATGCCATGACCCAAAAAGCGACGGCTCTCTCCGTTCTTTTCGAGTCGACCTCCAACCCCCAAAACGCCAAGACCGCCAAATACTATTGGTACTCAGTCGTCAAGCACCACGCTTACGCAACTGGAGGCTTCGGATACGAAGGACTCTTCAGCGCACCCGACCAGCTCTCCAATCACCTCTCCACCGAAACCTGCGATCTCGCCGCCGCATCCGAGATGTTTCGCCTCACCAGCCACCTGTTCCAATGGGACTCCCGCTCGGAATTCATCGACTACGAAGAGCGCCTTCTCTTCAACCAATTCCTGCCCAGTTGGAACACGCAAAACAGTTCGGTATCCGACCTAATACCCATGCGAAGCGGCCACTATCGCTCTTACCAATCGATCCTCGATCAGCCGTCCTGGGGACGCCTCGCCGCCCTCGAAACCGCCACCAATCTGGCCAGCAACATCTACTACCACCTCGCCAATCAACGCCTCTACGTGTGCCATTTTGTGCCAAATGATCTCACGTGGCTCGGGCAAACCGTCCGCCTAGACACCAATTTCCCTAAGGACGAGAAAGCAACTTTAACCATCGCAAAAGGCCTCCCCCACACCTACGAAATAGCCTTTCGGAAACCCAAATGGCTCGCGGCACCAATGACGATCTTGGTCAATGGCAAGGCCGTCACCACGACCTCATCCAACGGCTTTGCGATCGTCAAACGGCAATGGCGGACCGGCGATAAAGTTCAAATCACGATGCCAATAGGCATCGCACCTCTCCCAACTCCCGGTGATCCCAATCGCATCGCATACACCTATGGTCCTCTCGTCCTTGCAGGCGATCTTGGACCAATAACGAGCCCGCGCCCGCGTACTCCCGTCATGCTCGATGGAGACCCGCCCATCGTAAAAGCCGACAGTCTCCTAACCTTCAAAACCAACGGAGCCCAACCTCAAGACGTCACTCTGCACCCCCTGATAGACCTCGGGGATCGCCGCGTCGCGACCTACTTCGAGCACCTAACCGCTCAAGAGTGGGCTCAGGCCGACCAAGCCTATCAAACGGATGCGAACCAGCAGAAGGAACTCGACTCACGCACCCTCGACCGAGTCACACTAGGCGACGAAAAGTCCGAGCAAGCCCACAAGGTGGGTGGTCAGCAAACCGACACCGCCACCATCAACGAACGATCATTTCGCCGCGTTCTCACCGAAGGTTTCCTCGACCTTGAACTCAAATCGGACCCCAAGCTGCCCCTCCAAATCGTCGTAACCTACTGGGGCGACGAACGCGCTCATCCCGATTTCACGGTCATTGCCAACGGTCAGCAACTCGCCGTCGAACGCCTCGCCGGATATCCCCTCAACCGCTACTACCAGGTCACCTACAAGGTCCCCGAGGAAACCTCGGCCACCACGCAGATCATCAAAGTCCAGTTCCTCGCCGCCCCAACCAAGATCGGCCCCTGCGTTGCCGAGGTTCGTTCCGTCTACGCCCGCGGCTAAGACGGCGCCCGACCATATCGCCACAGCAAGATCACTCCAGAAATAAATAGCGTAAGAACGGCAAAGGACATCGGATAGTTGAAACTCACGTTAAACCCGATGCTGGAAGGGCCCTTGAAGAGGACATAGATTCCAAAACCGACCATCAAAACGCAGCTCACGGCGAAGGGTGCCATCATCAGGACTGCGACCGCGAAGATGGCCGTTCGCTTCATTTCAATGTCGACGTGAACTGATATCGGCCCGATCCAACCTCGAACACGCCGTCGCTCCCGACATGAACTCCAGTTTGGTCACTGGTCTTCGCATCCTGGCCCGGCATGATCACCGTCGCAACCGTATTCCCCGGAACATCCACGTCTAGCGTCAAGGCACTTCCCTTTCGATGCCACGAGACCGCAATTCGTCCATAAGGGCAGTCGTGATGCCCTTTTGCATAGGTCAGATCGCCGACAACCGAAGGCCGGATCAGAATCTTCTTGAAGCCCGGCGCCGCTGGACGGATTCCAAGAAGCGAACGGTAGAACCATTCGCTGACCGAGCCAAACATCGGATGGTTGTGAGAAAACGTGTTGTCGCTGTAGTCCCAATGCTCCCAAAGCGTGGTCGCGCCTTTCTCCAACATATAGCCCCAGCCGGGAAACGTTTTTTGGTTGGCGATGCGGTAAGCAACGTCGTCGTGGCCGTTGTCGCTCAGCGCTTCGAACAAGTACTTGGTGCCGAAAATACCCGTGGTGAGGTGATCATCGTGGGCTTTGATGTCCTTGAGGAGGACGTCGAGCACCTTAGACTTCATATCCTCGGGAACGAGGCCAAGGGCCAGCGGCATGGCTTGGCAACATTGCGTACCGATGTCGTATTTGCCTCTCTCGCTGTCGAGAAAGTGGTTGTTGAAGATGCGCTTCATCCTGTCGCGGCCGTTGATATCAGGACTTGGGTATCCGGTTCTAAAGGTGTCGAAGTCAAGCCATGCAATATTTGCGTTTAAAAAGGCGGTTCCAGTCAAGGCTCGCGATTTCGGTGCAATACTTTCGTGATCACCAATTCCATTGTCGAGAATCCCATTTTGGGACTTACCTCCAAGAAAATTCATCCACTCCACGATCAGAGATTGAGCTTCATCACTACTTTTGCCTGAGCTGTAATATCGATTCAATTCATGAATTAGGTAAACGTAGGCCGATCCCCACCCTACTGGGCCACTCTGTCCACCCAGCCCTTCGTCGGCGATACCGACATACGGAGCAGTTTCGGTGAATCCACCATTATCTCGCCGAGATTCGGCCAGGAGTCCGATCGTATTCGCGTAAAAGCGCGCCATATCGAACGTGTACATCGCCGTCTCACTGACCGCAACCTGGTCTCCGCCGTAGCCAAACTTCTCGCGATGCGGACAATCCGACTCGACACTAAAAATGTTGCTCAAAAGCGTCCATTCCACCATCGTCTGAATTCGGTTGAACATCGGGTTCGAGCATTCGAACGAGCCGATCTTCTCCACATCCGAATTCAGTCGTTCGCCTTCAAAGTCGGCCAATGCCGGCTTGCCTGGGTAGCCAGTGACCTCGACATAGCGAAAGCCGTGGAAGGTAAATCGAGGTTGAAAAGTCTCGACCCCCTCGCCTCTGCAAACATATTCGTCGATCTGAAAAGCAGTCTTAGGCTCGCCCTTCCCGGGATAGACATAATCTTTCCCGCCGCCCTTCGCCTGACCGGCCACGCTGGTCATTCCGTTCAGCGTTCCATCGTCGTAAAGCAGTTCGCCGCTCCGCAACCGAATTCGCGTCCCCGCCGGACCTTTCACCCTCATCTTCGTCCACCCAGCGAAGTTCTGACCAAAGTCGACAATGTAGGTTCCCGGCTTCGGCTCGGTGATTCGCACAGGTTTGAGCGTCTTCGTGATCCGGATTGGAGGCGTCTGCTGCAAGCTCAAAATCGTTTTGTTAGCGTCGGCCACAACCTTTGCGTGCCCCCAGGACGAATCGTCGAATCCCGGCCCATCCCATCCATCCTGCTCGGCGCGAGCATCATAAACCTCGCCGAGATAGACGCTGTTGCGAATGATCGGCCCATCGCTCGCTCGCCAAGAACCATTGCTCGCCACCGTCTCGGTCGAGCCGTCCTTGTATCGAATCTCAAGCTGAGCGATCAAGCGCGGATTGCCAATCGTGAGGTGCTCACGCAGATTCAAATGCCCCCACATCTTCAGCGGCAACGGGTTGAACCACCCGTTTCCCAGCATCGCTCCAAGGACATTTTCACCTTGCCGCAACTGCTTCGAAACATCGAACATCGAGTAAGAAACCCGCTTCGAAAAGTCCGTCCAGCCCGGATCTAACTGGTGATCGCCAACCTTTTCCCCGTTCAGACGGGGCTCGAAGTACCCTAGCCCACTAATAAACAGCATAGCCGATGCAACCGGCCTCTCAATCCGAAACGATTTTCGCAATAGCGGAGCCGGATCGTCGTCGAAGGGATCGACCGGCGCAAAGGTCTGCTTTACGGGACGCTCGATCCAGTCCGCCTTCCAAGAAGTCAAGCCGGTTCGCCATTCAGCGGGCGAGCTCCAATCGCTCGAAGACCCATTCTGATCCCAAACGCGAACTTTCCAAAAAGCTGACTTGTTGTCCCCGACTGACGCCCCTGCATAAGGAACCTGAATCGACTCGTCCGACTTAACCTTTCCGCTGTCCCACAGATCGCCTTTGCCCTTCTTCAGAGCCTCTGCCGATGAAGCAACCAAGATCTGATAGGCGGTCTGCCGAAGTCCTCGCTCGGCCGACTGCAACTGCCAGGCAAGGCGAGGACGAGCAACATCGACCAAGCTTGGGCTCGTTTGGTACTCGCATCGCAGGTTGAGGACGGAGACGGACTTCATGAGCATCGACGAGACAACGACGGTGAGTAACATAGTCGGCTTGCCTACAGCATGCCACACTCGCGCCGCAATCTACAATTGCGCCAACTCGGCGACTTCCAGCGTGGACTCCAGGGCGAGCGTCTTTTTCACGATCCCCTCCGGGTCCAAACCCGGTCGATGGATCGGCCAACGGGCCGCACTCCGAATCGCCTTCGGAGTCTCCGTTCGGAAATGGTCGAGTTCAACATCGGTCGGCTTTCGAAAGGTCCAATCCATCTTCAAGACCTCATCTACGCCGACAATTTGGGCTCTCCGCTTCAGATCACCCAGAAACTGCCCAAGATTCTCCAGGCCACGACGGTAGGTGTCGTCGTCCACGGGCTCAGACTCTTCTGGCGTTCCGGTCATCCGGCCGTTTGCGAAAGGCACATCCCAAAACTGAACGTGGCAAAAACGGGTTGGATGACCAACAAAGATTCCCAGCCAAGGAGCCTGTAGAATCTGGACCGTCTGTAGAACCGACTCACTTCGAAGTTCAGCTCGCTCATCGTCCAGCCAATCCGCTTCGGAAACGCTGATCGCCTGCGGTAACCCAAGCACACCGTTATAGCGATGGGGCGTGAACCCCGAAACCGCCGTTAGGGCATAGGAATACGCTGGGATTCTCAATTCCCCCAAGGCGTAGGTGATCTCCGGTGCCCAAGTGTTGCCCGCCCCGCCCCAAAAGTCGGGCGTTCGATGAAACGCGGTTCGAAAGGCGTCCAATCCTCGCCCTTCGCTCGCTAATGCTAGCCGACACCCATCCTCGTACGAGACGTCGGCCAGCATCTCCATCGTCGTGGGATGCACCGAGTGCGTGTCCGTGTGTAACCCCAAACTATGAGAGTGAAAAGCTTCAATTAAGTCCTTACGTCCTCGTTGAACCAGCGATCGACATTTCTCGCCGGTCAAACAAAACGAACCCCGAATTCCCAGTTGGGAAAATAGATTGACTAAATCGAGCGCTGCGTCGTCCGATCGAGGATTGATCGGGTCCTCGACATCCATGAAAACCGAGACTTTGCCCATAAACCCGATGGCAAGTATATCGAGAAAAAAACGCCCGCGTCCATGATGACGCGGGCAAGTGTATGGGGTTTTACTCGTGAGTTAAACTTTCTCTTGATCTCTTCATTACCGACGACCAGCCGGCGACAGAGTCGCCGGAAGGCGCGTCGACCGATCGGTCGCAGCTCCTGGGGCTTTCGCCCAAGAATTCCTCTAATCCCCCCACTCTGGAATCCTCCAAGGGTTCAAGCAAAGGACTTCTGCAAGCGCAGAAAAAGGTCTACGCTCACCCGCGACCCAATCAGATGGATCGAAACGTATTCTACACGAGAACGTTCTTGCCCGCAAGAATTGGTACTAGTTTTTCTTGACAACGGTGGAAAAATTCCCCTTAACCAGATGACCTTTCGACTAATTCCATGGGGAAACGAGCCAAACGGGTTTCGATTAACGGGTTTTCAATTCGACTCAACAGCCATTCCCAAGACTGGTCCACCAGGTCTTGAATAGGAATTCGGATCGAGGAGATCGGAACGTTCCAATCTTGCCCTTCCGGCAGATCGCCATATCCCCAAATTCGGCAGTCATCCGGCACTTTCGCGCCTTTCGCCTGAATCGCCTGGATCGCGCCGATCGCAAGGCGGTCGCTAAAGCAGATGATCGCATCGGGAACGGGATTTTCAGCCAAGTACTCGCTCATGGTGATATAGGCCGCATGCCCATCCTCACCCCTAGCTGCTAGGTAGGTTGTTTCCAGTCCGGCGTCGTCCATCGCTTCGGTGTAGCCACGGCGACGCTGTTCGCGCGGATAATCTTGCAGCACCCAGTCGAGGGTTAGATGAGCGATCCGCTTGCAACCCTTCTCGATCAGATTGTTGGTCAAAAGGCGCGAAGCAACGGCCACTTCCCAGCCGATAGAGTCGGAATTTCTAAACTCTTCAAAGCCCAGGACCGAAACCGGAATCGTGTCGTTTCGAGGATCTTCGCGAAACGAAATGATCGACTTACCGGCATCGACAGCGATCACGCCGTCGACCGGCCAAACCTTGGGAGACTCGCCTTGTCCAGCATAGGCGAACTGGGAGTCGAGACCGGAAACCAAAAGCCCATGGTCCGTACAGCGAGCCTTTT
It includes:
- a CDS encoding Bacterial alpha-L-rhamnosidase, which translates into the protein MLLTVVVSSMLMKSVSVLNLRCEYQTSPSLVDVARPRLAWQLQSAERGLRQTAYQILVASSAEALKKGKGDLWDSGKVKSDESIQVPYAGASVGDNKSAFWKVRVWDQNGSSSDWSSPAEWRTGLTSWKADWIERPVKQTFAPVDPFDDDPAPLLRKSFRIERPVASAMLFISGLGYFEPRLNGEKVGDHQLDPGWTDFSKRVSYSMFDVSKQLRQGENVLGAMLGNGWFNPLPLKMWGHLNLREHLTIGNPRLIAQLEIRYKDGSTETVASNGSWRASDGPIIRNSVYLGEVYDARAEQDGWDGPGFDDSSWGHAKVVADANKTILSLQQTPPIRITKTLKPVRITEPKPGTYIVDFGQNFAGWTKMRVKGPAGTRIRLRSGELLYDDGTLNGMTSVAGQAKGGGKDYVYPGKGEPKTAFQIDEYVCRGEGVETFQPRFTFHGFRYVEVTGYPGKPALADFEGERLNSDVEKIGSFECSNPMFNRIQTMVEWTLLSNIFSVESDCPHREKFGYGGDQVAVSETAMYTFDMARFYANTIGLLAESRRDNGGFTETAPYVGIADEGLGGQSGPVGWGSAYVYLIHELNRYYSSGKSSDEAQSLIVEWMNFLGGKSQNGILDNGIGDHESIAPKSRALTGTAFLNANIAWLDFDTFRTGYPSPDINGRDRMKRIFNNHFLDSERGKYDIGTQCCQAMPLALGLVPEDMKSKVLDVLLKDIKAHDDHLTTGIFGTKYLFEALSDNGHDDVAYRIANQKTFPGWGYMLEKGATTLWEHWDYSDNTFSHNHPMFGSVSEWFYRSLLGIRPAAPGFKKILIRPSVVGDLTYAKGHHDCPYGRIAVSWHRKGSALTLDVDVPGNTVATVIMPGQDAKTSDQTGVHVGSDGVFEVGSGRYQFTSTLK
- a CDS encoding LacI family DNA-binding transcriptional regulator encodes the protein MPPENDVKRRRVTLADVAEIAGVSIKTVSHVLSGNPTVRLPDTTRQRVRDAAAQVGYRANRFAQAIQSGKTDLISVWIPMERFNPNMFLFLRAISEKARCTDHGLLVSGLDSQFAYAGQGESPKVWPVDGVIAVDAGKSIISFREDPRNDTIPVSVLGFEEFRNSDSIGWEVAVASRLLTNNLIEKGCKRIAHLTLDWVLQDYPREQRRRGYTEAMDDAGLETTYLAARGEDGHAAYITMSEYLAENPVPDAIICFSDRLAIGAIQAIQAKGAKVPDDCRIWGYGDLPEGQDWNVPISSIRIPIQDLVDQSWEWLLSRIENPLIETRLARFPMELVERSSG